A region of the Candidatus Thorarchaeota archaeon genome:
GTCTTGACGTTCCTTCGGGTCTCAGACACAATGGCCTCTATGACCATCTTCTCATCGACCTCGCCGGTCTCCTTGACAAGTGCGAGGCGATGGAGAGCGTAGAAGCCCAGTAGAGCGGATCCAACGAACACAAAGTCCAGCCCAGTCAGGTCCAGCTTGATTGGGATGTGCCAGTCAGGGTGGGTCGGGTCAGTGCCACTGATAAGGTCGAAACCCATGCTGAGCGTCTTGTCTGCAAGCAACGTCGCTAATACACCACCTACAAGCGGTGCGACAAGGCCGGCCACCGCTATTGCAATCCCTCGCGCAGCAAGATACGACTGTGCCTCGCCACGAGGCGCCAACTTCAGGCCAATGTTACTGGAAGTGAGGTTCACTCCTGCAGCAGAGATTCCGGTTATGATATGAATCAGCAGCAGAAAGGGGATTAGGGCTGGTGTGCCCTTCGCATACTTGGACAGCACCCACAAGAAGGTACCTAGCATGAAGAGAGGGACAGTGACAAGAAGAACCGACTTATTAGAGAACCTGTCTGAGAGTCGTCCCCAAAATCGGAGGAAGAGTATGCTCATCACCTGAGTCGAAGCAGACAGGGCCGTGGCAACTGGCAGTCCCACATTCAGTAGGCTTCCGTCGAGTAGATACACCGCAAAGAACGGAGCAGCGAGAGCTGTGCTGAAGCTCCATGTCGCGGAGAAGAGCATGAGGTTCCTGAAGTTCTCGTCCCGGTAGGGCTCTCCCAGAAGGCTTGAGAAGCTTGGTCTTGGTCCCGGAGGAGCCATCTCCGGCTCTGGAAGCACATGGATGTAGTAGACTGTAATCACACCAACGGCGAAGGCGGTGACAAAGAGCACGCTGTAGGCATATGCGGGAGGTCCCACATTCAGAGCGTTCCACACGCCGACGAAGTAGCCACCGAGGAGTGACACAATCACGGCCACGACAGCTCCGATGGTCATGCGCTTTGAGAAGAAGACGCCCATCCGGTCCTGAGGCACCAGGTCTCTGAGCCATGAGTTCCAGCTTGGCGAGCCAATGGCTACGAACATGGCTTGCACACCGACAAGGACCGTGAAGAGAAGGACGCCCAGCTCAGACGTCGATATGAATGGGATGAGAGCCATGAACAGGATTGCAATCCTGCTGGACAGGATCGTGTAGACGTTGATGGGCTTTCTCGTCTTGTATTTGACGGTCAGGTAGAGGGCGGGGACTTGAGCCAGCTGCGAAAAGGACGGGATTGCTGCGAGAATCCCGATGACGTACACAGGAGCCCCCAGCAGTATGGCGAATCCAATGAGGAAGACGCCCTCTGTGAGCGTAAGCTTGACCTGGCTGACCACCATGATCTTCAGCAGTGTCCGCAGAGCGAACTCAGTATCATCCTGTGAGAGTGCCTTTGGTTCGGGCTCCAAGTCGGACTCCTCCATTGTGTTGTCAAATAGAGCCTTTGTGAGGACAATGAACAACCCTTAAGATGCCGAGCGTTTGTCGCAGGGTTAGGTCAGAGGTGCCTCTTATATGGCTTGGTGCGTGCTCGTGAAGGGACATTGTCGTGGAAGGAACTGTGACTACTGGGCACGAGTGAGACTGCGAAAGATGACCAGCGATGAGGTGTTCAATGCTCTCTGCGACGGCGTGCATCGGTGCATGTCAGGGCACGCCGACTTGGACTCCGCAATGGAGCAGTACTGGTCGGAATTTGGCCTCAGGGATAGAGTGAGGCTCAGTAGAGAGGACTCTGAGCTGCACGACAAGCTCAGGGCCATAGAAGAGCGCCTACGCGTGTCGTTCAGGGGACAGGGATCATGTTGCCCGGATTCAGTAACCACAGTGGGTCGATAACTCGCTTGACACGCTGTATCTGAGCAATGCCTTCTGGTCCGTACATCATCTCAAGGAACGGTCGCTTCAGCTTCCCAATGCCGTGTTCTGCGGCCACCGTGCCGCCAAGCTCCACCGCCCTCTTTGCGAATAGCATGTAGTTCTCCATCCCCTGTCGGACCTCTTCGTTGTTCCGCGGAATCATGTTCACGTGGAGGTGATTGTTGCCAATGTGGCCGAAGATGACGTACTCCATCCCTTGTGCATCAAGAGTCTCGCGATAGAACGCCAGATAGTCCCGCAAGGCTTCGTCTGGAACAGCCATGTCAGTGCCAATCTTGTGCACCTCGTGGAACTGCTGCTTGCGTTGGGCAATCAACCCGTTTACAGTCTCCGGAACAAAGTGGCGCACCGTCTTCATCTTCTCAAGCTCGGCTCGGTCCAGGCCGGCCCAGCTGGACTCGGAGGAAGAGTTGTGTCGATTCAAGACCTCCTCGAGTGCCATTACCTTCTCCTCCATCTCCGCCTCGGTATATGGGAACTCAAAGAAGACAATCGCTCTGGTGTCAGGTTTGAGTGCGGGGACCTTGATTCCTGCAGCACCCGCCTTCTCACGAATCATGGTGACCGCATTGGAGTCGAAGTACTCCAAGAAGTCCATCTGGATTGGAGATTCTGGAGACCGCGCGTCGCACACGAAGCCCACCGCGTCATCCTCGCTGGGAAAGAAGGCCATGACTGTCATCATGTTCTCCGGCAGTGGATGTAGACCCAGCTCGACGAGTGTGAAGACACCAAGAATACCCTCTGAACCGATGAACAGGTCAATCAAGTCCATGTCTGGCTCTGCATAGAGCCCAGCTGCGTTCTTGGTCCTGGGCATCACATATGATGGCACCTGAATCTCGACCTTCTTGCCGTCACTCAGTAGCACCTCGAACTTGCCGCCATTTGCGAACACCTTGCCACGGTGAATGTCGAGCACGTCGCCATTCATCAGTACCACCCGGACTCTGCGGACCCACTCCCTCACGGCGCCATATCGGAACGTCTTCGCACCAGAGGCGTTGCAGGCCACAATCCCACCAAGCCAAGCGCTGGTCTCGGTGGGGTCCACGGGGAATGTGTAGTCGGTGGACTCTGCCATGAACCGCTGGAGAGCCTTCTCCTGCTCGGGTGTACCATTCCCCCTTATCGAATCGAGCCGCTTCGTCGTAACCACCTTTACCAAGTCCTCAAGCAACACGCCGGGCTGAGCACCAATAGAGTACAGGCCTCCGGACTCGTCATAGGACATGTAGAGGAGCCTGTTCATCCGCTCCAGATTGAGTATGATGCCCCCAAGCGGTACTGCTGCTCCGGTCAGGCCTGTTCGACCTCCCTGAACGGTCACGGGTCGTCCAGCCTGCTGGGCATGGCGAAGGACAGTAGCAACCTCTTCTTCAGTGGCGGGAAACACTATCTCTTCGGCCACACCGTCAAAGGAATGCGACTCGTCATCAAGGTACAGCGCATAGGTATCCTTGATCTCAGACGGGTCTGTCACTCGCTTCATCTTAGACAGGTCGGCACTGTTGACAGCACTTGCAGTGATGCAGTTGGTCAAGAGAGCTCCTCCGAGTAGCTTTTTACTCTGAGATGCTACCAGCGTGTAGGATATGAACTATTGGATTGGGTGGTCGTCTTCAAGATGAGACTCGCGGCAGTTTCCGACATTCATGTCAGACCGGACGGAAGTGATGCAGGCCTACTGAGAGAACTGAAGACCCGCATCGAGGAACTGGGCCCTGATGCCCTTGTGGTGGCAGGGGACATTAGCAGCCATCTGACAGTCCTAAGGGAGACCCTGTCGGCACTTGCGATGGGGATACCGTGCCTATATGTCGCTGGCAATCACGACATCTGGTTCGAGAAGGAGACCAATCAAGGGTCACTGGAAAAGTACTCGAGACTGATTGGCGAGGCTTGCAGACAGACCGGCTGGACTCATCTTCCGGACGGGTCCTACGTCATGGGGGATGTGGCATTCATCGGTTCAATTGGATGGTCGGACTACTCCTTTCGTCGCGAGGAACTAGGCATTCCGCTTCGGAATTATGAGATGAAGGAGTACAGGGGCTCAACATGGTTCGACCTGTTTCAGGTGGACTGGGACTTCACAGACGTAGAGGCGACGAATCTATTCAACCGGAAGATTGCATACGACCTCTCTACACTGCCAAGACATGTAAAGCACGTCGTGTACGTGTCGCACCACCTCCCCTTCCGAGAGCTGACCCTATACAAGGACAGACTGCCTTGGGACTTCTTCAGTGCATACATGGGAGCCCGGAGCACTGGGGAGCTTCTCCGGCAAGACAAGAGGGTGATTCTCACAATATCCGGTCACTCGCATATACGAAATGTCGTGCGGCTGAACGGAATCACAGCAGTCTCAGTCCCTGTCGGATACGGGAGGCCAGAGGAAGCAGGACTTGCAGAGTTTGCAAGAAAGGCAGTAGCCTGCATTGATATTGACGGGAGCGAGGTCAAGCTGCTCGACTTTGTTCGAGGCGACATATGCGAAGGGCTTCCCTACGGCGTTTCAGATTAGAAGAGGTCAGCAAGCAGTCAGAGAGATGCACCAGCTCAGGCATCCTACTGCATTCGAGTGGAGGGGAGTCAGGGACACCACCAGTGCTAGCAAGCGATACAAGCAGTCTGGTCAGTCGCGGTGCTCTCAGAGGAACGAGAACAGAGGGGGGGCGCCCCGCCCCCGTCCAACGCCGCCGGGAGGACGAGCATCTACAGGGCGCGAGGACGCCCGTTAGTATTACTGTCAAATACCTATTTTTGGCTTTGCAATTAGACAGTTTGTTACCACTTGTATGTAACAGCACTCGATTAATATGCGCACAGGTCTATGAACTAAGAAGTGGAGGCCAGAACACTGCCACGTAGAGCTCGTTGTCCGCACTGTGACCGTCTCTTCGATATAGAGACTCTCGACCAGCATGTGTTCAAGTGTCGCAGTCGCAGAAACAGCAGTAGCCTTGAGGAGAAGGTGGGAAAAGGAAAGGTCTTGGTCGTCGATGGCAACAACATCGCCTATTCCGCTTCACAGAGTGGGATACCTCAGGTTCAGACTTTGCGGGCTGCAATACGTAGCCTTAGGAACAATGACTATAGACCACTTGTTCTGGTGTCAGCCGCACTGATTCACAATGTGGACGAACCGGACGAGCTGCAAGCAATGATATCTGCAGGAGACATCATCCAGGTGTCGCGGGGGCAGAATGATGACTTGGCAATAATCCGGATGTCACAGGAGAAGTACGCAGACATAGTGACCAACGACAGGTTTCTCGACTGGCTTGACAGGTATCCATGGCTCAGCAGCAGAGTCCGGAGGTACAGACTGACTCCGTCCGGGATCATTCTGGTATGAGTGTAACTTCCCGGGTACAGTTGCTTCGAAAGCGTTAAAATCGGTGAGCCAATGCACGCTTGGGAGGTAGACCCCCCGGTGAAGGCCAAGGAACTACGAGCGATGTACCTGGAGTTCTTCAGGCAGAAGAAACACAAGATAATAGGTTCGTCATCACTACTGCCCGAAAACGACCCGACAGTACTATTCACGACCGCAGGCATGCATCCGCTCGTCCCATTTCTCTTGGGCCAGCCTCATCCGCAGGGAACGCGTATTGCCAACTGCCAGAAGTGCATAAGGACGACCGATATCGAGTCCGTGGGAGACCCCAGTCACCTCACATTCTTCGAAATGCTCGGAAACTGGAGTTTGGGCGACTACTGGAAGAAGGAGGCAATCTCATGGAGCTATGAGTTCCTGACCTCCAAGAAGTGGTTGGGCTTCGACCCCGCAAGACTGTCAGTGACCGTCTTCGCAGGGGACGGTGACGTGCCTCGCGATGACGAGTCCGCACAGATATGGAGAGAGCTCGGCATCCCAGAGGAGAGGATATACTTCCTTCCAAAGGAGGACAACTGGTGGGGCCCCGCTGGACTAGTCGGTCCCTGCGGCCCGTGCACAGAGATGTTCATCGAGATTGACAGCGTCCCCCCGTGTGGTCCACAGTGCAGACCCGGATGCCACTGCGGCCACTACTTCGAGGTGTGGAATGATGTCTTCATGCAGTACAACAAGACGGTGGATGGAAAGTACGTTCTTCTGGGACGCCGTAATGTTGACACGGGAATGGGAGTCGAGCGTACCACTGCAATGCTGCAGGGAGCTCCGACAGTATATGACACCGAGCTGTTCAGACCTCTGACTGACAAGATCAAGGCCCTATCAGGAAAGGAGGAGTTCTCGGAATACGACATGCGCCAGGTGCGGATTATCGCAGACCACGTCAAGTCTGCAGTGATGATAATGTCAGATGACAGAAGGATATCACCATCCAATGTCGAGCACGGGTACATAGTCCGACGACTACTCCGCAAGGCAATCCTCAGTGCAGACAAGCTGGGCATATCCGCAGGAGTCCTAGAGGACCTTGCTGGGACTGTGGTCGAGATGTACAAGGACATCTACGAGGAGGTCCTAAGAAACCGAGAGTTTGTCCTGCAGAACCTGCGCGACGAAGAGAGAAAGTTCCGTAACACACTGGGAAAGGCATTGAAGAAACTGAAGCAGACGCTTGATGAGACCGGTACTGTGACCGGTAAAGACGCGTTCGTCCTCTTCACGAGCTTCGGACTGCCTCTTGAGATGACCAGAGAGATAGCGGAAGAGAGTGGGGTAAGAATAGACATAGACGAGTTCAGGAGAGAGTTCGAGCACCACAGAGACATCTCAAGGACGGCGACTCAGGGGAAGTTCAAGGGTGGTCTTGCAGACCACAGCGAAGAGATCACAAAGCTTCACACTGCGACGCACCTGCTGCAGGCAGCCCTGAGGAAGGTCCTAGGCGAGTCTGTCAGACAGATGGGCAGCAACATCACCCGGGAGAGGCTCCGCTTTGACTTCACGTTCTTCAGAAGACTGACACCCGAGGAGATACAGCGAGTCGAGGACCTTGTCAACGAGGTGATAGCGGCGGACTGCAAAGTGACCCGGACCGTAATGAAGTACGATGAGGCAATTGCAGCGGGAGCCCTTGCGTTCTTCAAGGACACATATGGTGATGAGGTCTCGGTGTACTCAGTGGAGGGCTTCAGCATGGAGGTCTGCGGAGGGCCGCACGTTGAGCGTACTGGTGTCCTGAAGAAGTTCAAGATCAAGGACCAAGAGAGTATTGGGTCTGGTCTCATGAGGATAAGGGCAGTCCTTCTCCCGTGATAGGAAGGGCGAGGACCAACCACAGGGCCGGTATAGGGAGTCCGGCCTCTGAGGAGATTCGGGCCGCCCACGAGATCACCACGAGACCCCCATGCGGCCACTCTGGCCTATCCATGCCATCTTGACTGGCGCTCAGTCCAAGCTGTGATTGTCACATGGAAGTGTGTTGAGTTGTTGTGCCGGCCCCAACCACAGAAACAGACTTAGGCGCCCAGCACAGACGCAGATGCACTATGAACTGAGATGTGATGGTCGTGAGTGCGTTCTCGAAGATTCTCGGCCTCGGTGACAAGGCCCTGCAGGACCAGGCGGATATGCTGCTACTCAGACTGGCCAAGACAATGCAAGTGGCAAGTGCAAGACTGTTTGACTGTGTCACCGGCTGGACGGAAAGGGACATGGACCGGGCGCGTACAATAGAGGGAGAGATAGTCCAGCTTGAGCGTCAGGGCGATGCAATAGTCGACGAGATTGTCGAGAGCATCTTTGCAAAGAACGCGTATCCGCCGCAGCAGACCCAAGAGAGATACGAACTGGTGAAGCGGATCGATGATGTGATTGACGCTGCCGAGCGGGCTGCGAAACTGATTGGTGCCATCAGGTCAAGGTCACCTCCTGACGGGCTAAAGGCAATCGCAGAGAAGTGCTGGAACTGCACCGACTTGCTGCAGGACGCCATCAAGCACATCCTCACAGACTTCAAGGCTGCATGGGACCTCTCGAGGAGAATTGAGGTGATACGCGAAGAGACCCGCGACATGCACTATTCCCTCTTGGAACGACTGATGAACTCGTCAGTCGACCTCAGCGAGGCTCTTCTCGCTCATCGCCTCGGTGAGCAGATCATCGCGGTGGCCATAGCTGCCGAGGAGGTCTCAGACTTCATACGGACGCTGGTCGTCAAGTACATGTAGCATGGGGATGAGCGGCGTGGAAGTCCTGCTACTAGTGGTGATGCTAGCTTTCGGCTTTCTGGTTGCGTTTGCGATAGGCAGCAACGATGAGGCCATGAGTCCGGCAGTGGGGTCAAAGGTCCTGACTCTCCGGACCGCAGTATGTCTGGGCGCATGCATCAGTCTGGTTGGGGCGCTCTCACTGGGCGGCAATGTGTCAGCGAAGGTTGGTTCAGACCTCATTGGAGGCCGTTCTCTGACCACTGCGATGGTCCTTGCGATTCTCCTCGCAATGTCACTCTGGCTTCTCGTGGTCTCGGCTGCCAGAGGACTCCCCATTAGCACTACTCAGTGTATCGTTGGTTCAGTGATTGGTGCAGTCCTGATAGCAGCGGTAGTGGAGACTGGCGACTGGGGAGTGAATGCGGTGAGTTGGGCGGTAGTTGCAGAGATACTCGCGGGGTGGCTCGTCTCGCCAGTCATCGGATTCCTCGTCAGTGCAGCAGTCATAACAGTCATCCGAAGGACACAGCGAAGAGTCAAGGGCCTGACAGGAGTAGAGAGGCAGGAGAAACTCGCGTCCTATGCATTGGTGGTCTTTCTCATCTGGACGACTCTCAGCAGAGGAGGCAATGATGTTGCCAATGCGGTGGCACCACTGGTCTCAGTACCAGAGTTTCAAGGGACCGCCAACATAGGACCACTTGTCGTCCCCGCAGTCCACATTCCCTTGCTTGTGGGCGGCATTGGAATGGGAGCGGGTCTCATAGTGGTTGGTCGAAAGGTCATCAAGACGCTGGCCACGGAGGTCGTCACGCTCTCGCCCACGACAGCACTCTCGGCAAGTGTATCAGTCTCGCTAGTCCTCTTCTTCGGTACTCTTCTCGGCTTTCCGCTGAGCGGAACCCATGTGCTGGTCGCGGCATTGATTGCAGTGGGATGGGTGGAGAGCAAGCCACTGCAGCGTAAGCAGGTGATGGAGATAGTCACATCATGGATAATAACAGTCCCGCTGTCTGCGCTACTTGCAGCGGGTATGCTCGTGCTCCTCTGCCACCTCTTTCCGGGACTCTGAACATCAGTGCTACGATTATGGGTGCTGTTGCGTTTCAACGCCCGGTGGCATCTTGTGAATCAGCAAGTACTCCTTTGCAAGGGACCCCAGCTGCCGTGCCTCGCCCTCCGTGAGATGCACACGGGGGCCTTCTTGGGGAGCGACCTGATGTGTGGCCTCAATCACAGCCAGATCCGCCCCCCGCACTACCGTCTCGGCAGCAGGACAGAGGCGAGTGTCCCCCGTATAGGCTATCGTAGTCTGACCGACCTGCACCCTAAAACCAAGAGCAGGCATTGGTGAGTCGCACTCGCGGGTGTTTTCGAGCCCAAAATGCTCAACATCAATCGCCTGTATCTTGAAGAAGTCCGTGTCGAACCCCGCACCACGACCCACCTCATGGTAGAAGAGCCTGAAGGGCATCGACTCTCTGTATGCGGTCCTGAAACCTGTGACTATGGTCTGGGCCTCAACGCAGCCCATGGGAAACAGAATGTTGAGAGGAGAGTTGCGCTTGAGCATCCTCATGAATCCGAGAAGGGCATGAAGCCCACCTACATGGTCGAAGTGGCCATGGCTTATCGCTATGAGGTCTATCTCCTTCACAAAGTCCGTCTGTCCTGTGGAAACGAGGTCTCGTAGAGCCCCGTCACCCACATCCATTAGCATCATCTTGCCCGTGAACTTGGAGTACACAACCAGAGTGGTGCTTACACCTGCTATGCTATATGGTACGTGCACCCGGACTTCATCGTTTTCCCACACGACCAATGTCATCTACCTCGCCATGGAGTCACTGCATGATATGACGCGCCCACAGAAAAATGTCGTGGCGACGGAGGTGTCATCGTTCACCTCCGTCAAGTCGCTCTACTGCTCATAGCCAAGTGGCGGCACTCTTGCAAGCCACAGCATGAAGTAGCCAATGAATACCGACACTGCGAGACCTACGGTGGCCAACAGCAGTACATCGATCCAAGAGGGGGCGGCACCACCGAACATCTGCATCCAGCTCCAGTATGTGCCTGACAGAGTCATCCCGGAGAACGCGACCTTCTTCAGAGGCACCTTAACGCTCTTTGTCTGAAAGACCCCCATCTCAGTCAGTGCTGCTGCAAGAGCACCACCCTTCTGCGGGTTGAGTCGGAGTCGCTTTGAGAACCTTCCGACTGGTACCTTCGACTTGGGACGGACCACCTGCAACGCCCTGGGAGCGTATTCGGCTATGTCTTCTGAG
Encoded here:
- a CDS encoding MFS transporter: MEPEPKALSQDDTEFALRTLLKIMVVSQVKLTLTEGVFLIGFAILLGAPVYVIGILAAIPSFSQLAQVPALYLTVKYKTRKPINVYTILSSRIAILFMALIPFISTSELGVLLFTVLVGVQAMFVAIGSPSWNSWLRDLVPQDRMGVFFSKRMTIGAVVAVIVSLLGGYFVGVWNALNVGPPAYAYSVLFVTAFAVGVITVYYIHVLPEPEMAPPGPRPSFSSLLGEPYRDENFRNLMLFSATWSFSTALAAPFFAVYLLDGSLLNVGLPVATALSASTQVMSILFLRFWGRLSDRFSNKSVLLVTVPLFMLGTFLWVLSKYAKGTPALIPFLLLIHIITGISAAGVNLTSSNIGLKLAPRGEAQSYLAARGIAIAVAGLVAPLVGGVLATLLADKTLSMGFDLISGTDPTHPDWHIPIKLDLTGLDFVFVGSALLGFYALHRLALVKETGEVDEKMVIEAIVSETRRNVKTLSTVDGLRHSISVPLSSIKVALKRMGHQEKKDTCAEDDREQVD
- a CDS encoding FAD-binding oxidoreductase, with amino-acid sequence MTNCITASAVNSADLSKMKRVTDPSEIKDTYALYLDDESHSFDGVAEEIVFPATEEEVATVLRHAQQAGRPVTVQGGRTGLTGAAVPLGGIILNLERMNRLLYMSYDESGGLYSIGAQPGVLLEDLVKVVTTKRLDSIRGNGTPEQEKALQRFMAESTDYTFPVDPTETSAWLGGIVACNASGAKTFRYGAVREWVRRVRVVLMNGDVLDIHRGKVFANGGKFEVLLSDGKKVEIQVPSYVMPRTKNAAGLYAEPDMDLIDLFIGSEGILGVFTLVELGLHPLPENMMTVMAFFPSEDDAVGFVCDARSPESPIQMDFLEYFDSNAVTMIREKAGAAGIKVPALKPDTRAIVFFEFPYTEAEMEEKVMALEEVLNRHNSSSESSWAGLDRAELEKMKTVRHFVPETVNGLIAQRKQQFHEVHKIGTDMAVPDEALRDYLAFYRETLDAQGMEYVIFGHIGNNHLHVNMIPRNNEEVRQGMENYMLFAKRAVELGGTVAAEHGIGKLKRPFLEMMYGPEGIAQIQRVKRVIDPLWLLNPGNMIPVP
- a CDS encoding metallophosphoesterase translates to MRLAAVSDIHVRPDGSDAGLLRELKTRIEELGPDALVVAGDISSHLTVLRETLSALAMGIPCLYVAGNHDIWFEKETNQGSLEKYSRLIGEACRQTGWTHLPDGSYVMGDVAFIGSIGWSDYSFRREELGIPLRNYEMKEYRGSTWFDLFQVDWDFTDVEATNLFNRKIAYDLSTLPRHVKHVVYVSHHLPFRELTLYKDRLPWDFFSAYMGARSTGELLRQDKRVILTISGHSHIRNVVRLNGITAVSVPVGYGRPEEAGLAEFARKAVACIDIDGSEVKLLDFVRGDICEGLPYGVSD
- a CDS encoding alanine--tRNA ligase is translated as MKAKELRAMYLEFFRQKKHKIIGSSSLLPENDPTVLFTTAGMHPLVPFLLGQPHPQGTRIANCQKCIRTTDIESVGDPSHLTFFEMLGNWSLGDYWKKEAISWSYEFLTSKKWLGFDPARLSVTVFAGDGDVPRDDESAQIWRELGIPEERIYFLPKEDNWWGPAGLVGPCGPCTEMFIEIDSVPPCGPQCRPGCHCGHYFEVWNDVFMQYNKTVDGKYVLLGRRNVDTGMGVERTTAMLQGAPTVYDTELFRPLTDKIKALSGKEEFSEYDMRQVRIIADHVKSAVMIMSDDRRISPSNVEHGYIVRRLLRKAILSADKLGISAGVLEDLAGTVVEMYKDIYEEVLRNREFVLQNLRDEERKFRNTLGKALKKLKQTLDETGTVTGKDAFVLFTSFGLPLEMTREIAEESGVRIDIDEFRREFEHHRDISRTATQGKFKGGLADHSEEITKLHTATHLLQAALRKVLGESVRQMGSNITRERLRFDFTFFRRLTPEEIQRVEDLVNEVIAADCKVTRTVMKYDEAIAAGALAFFKDTYGDEVSVYSVEGFSMEVCGGPHVERTGVLKKFKIKDQESIGSGLMRIRAVLLP
- a CDS encoding DUF47 family protein, translating into MSAFSKILGLGDKALQDQADMLLLRLAKTMQVASARLFDCVTGWTERDMDRARTIEGEIVQLERQGDAIVDEIVESIFAKNAYPPQQTQERYELVKRIDDVIDAAERAAKLIGAIRSRSPPDGLKAIAEKCWNCTDLLQDAIKHILTDFKAAWDLSRRIEVIREETRDMHYSLLERLMNSSVDLSEALLAHRLGEQIIAVAIAAEEVSDFIRTLVVKYM
- a CDS encoding inorganic phosphate transporter yields the protein MSGVEVLLLVVMLAFGFLVAFAIGSNDEAMSPAVGSKVLTLRTAVCLGACISLVGALSLGGNVSAKVGSDLIGGRSLTTAMVLAILLAMSLWLLVVSAARGLPISTTQCIVGSVIGAVLIAAVVETGDWGVNAVSWAVVAEILAGWLVSPVIGFLVSAAVITVIRRTQRRVKGLTGVERQEKLASYALVVFLIWTTLSRGGNDVANAVAPLVSVPEFQGTANIGPLVVPAVHIPLLVGGIGMGAGLIVVGRKVIKTLATEVVTLSPTTALSASVSVSLVLFFGTLLGFPLSGTHVLVAALIAVGWVESKPLQRKQVMEIVTSWIITVPLSALLAAGMLVLLCHLFPGL
- a CDS encoding MBL fold metallo-hydrolase — encoded protein: MVVWENDEVRVHVPYSIAGVSTTLVVYSKFTGKMMLMDVGDGALRDLVSTGQTDFVKEIDLIAISHGHFDHVGGLHALLGFMRMLKRNSPLNILFPMGCVEAQTIVTGFRTAYRESMPFRLFYHEVGRGAGFDTDFFKIQAIDVEHFGLENTRECDSPMPALGFRVQVGQTTIAYTGDTRLCPAAETVVRGADLAVIEATHQVAPQEGPRVHLTEGEARQLGSLAKEYLLIHKMPPGVETQQHP